A section of the Jaculus jaculus isolate mJacJac1 chromosome 6, mJacJac1.mat.Y.cur, whole genome shotgun sequence genome encodes:
- the Dctn1 gene encoding dynactin subunit 1 isoform X4 encodes MAQSKRHTYNRTPSGSRMSAEASARPLRVGSRVEVIGKGHRGTVAYVGATLFATGKWVGVILDEAKGKNDGTVQGRKYFTCDEGHGIFVRQSQIQVFEDGADTTSPETPDSSASKVLKREGADASAKTSKLRGLKPKKTTTRRPKPTRPSSTGVAGASSSLGPSGSASAGELSSSEPSTPAQTPLAAPIIPTPALTSPGAAPPLPSPSKEEEGLRAQVRDLEEKLETLRLKRAEDKAKLKELEKHKIQLEQVQEWKSKMQEQQADLQRRLKEARKEAKEALEAKERYMEEMADTADAIEMATLDKEMAEERAESLQQEVEALKERVDELTTDLEILKAEIEEKGSDGAASSYQLKQLEEQNARLKDALVRMRDLSSSEKQEHVKLQKLMEKKNQELEAVRQQRERLQEELSQAEGTIDELKEQVDAALGAEEMVEMLTDRNLNLEEKVRELRETVGDLEAINEMNDELQENARETELELREQLDMAGARVREAQKRVEAAQETVADYQQTIKKYRQLTAHLQDVNRELTSQQEASVERQQQPPPETFDFKIKFAETKAHAKAIEMELRQMEVAQANRHMSLLTAFMPDSFLRPGGDHDCVLVLLLMPRLICKAELIRKQAQEKFELSENCSERPGLRGAAGEQLSFAAGLVYSLSLLQATLHRYEHALSQCNVDVYKKVGGLYPEMSAHERSLDFLIELLHKDQLDETVNVEPLTKAIKYYQHLYSIHLAEQPEDCTMQLADHIKFTQSALDCMSVEVGRLRAFLQGGQEATDIALLLRDLETSCSDICQFCKKIRRRMPGTDAPGIPAALAFGSQVSDTLLDCRKHLTWVVAVLQEVAAAAAQLIAPLAENEGLPVAALEELAFKASEQIYGSPSSSPYECLRQSCSILISTMNKLATAMQEGEYDAERPPSKPPPVELRAAALRAEITDAEGLGLKLEDRETVIKELKKSLKIKGEELSEANVRLSLLEKKLDSAAKDADERIDKVQTRLEETQALLRKKEKEFEETMDALQADIDQLEAEKAELKQRLNSQSKRTIEGLRGPPPSGIATLVSGIAGEEQQRAGAPGQAAGSLPGPGLVKDSPLLLQQISAMRLHISQLQHENNILKGAQMKASLAALPPLHVAKLAVPPHESPGSELTTGALYRKTSQLLETLNQLSTHTRVVDITRTSPAAKSPTAQLLEQVAQLKSLSDTIEKLKDEVLKETVSQRPGATVPTDFATFPSSAFLRAKEEQQDDTVYMGKVTFSCAAGLGQRHRLVLTQEQLHQLHSRLIS; translated from the exons ACGCCCAGCGGCAGCAGGATGAGTGCAGAGGCAAGTGCCCGGCCTCTGAGGGTAGGCTCCCGCGTAGAGGTGATTGGAAAAGGTCACCGAGGTACTGTGGCCTATGTTGGAGCCACACTGTTTGCCACCGGCAAATGGGTAGGCGTGATCTTGGATGAAGCAAAGGGCAAGAATGATGGAACTGTCCAAGGCAGGAAGTATTTCACATGTGATGAAGGGCATGGCATCTTTGTGCGCCAATCCCAG ATCCAGGTATTTGAAGATGGAGCAGATACCACTTCCCCAGAGAcacctgattcttctgcctcaaagGTCCTCAAAAGAG AGGGAGCTGATGCCAGTGCAAAGACCAGCAAGCTG CGGGGACTGAAGCCTAAGAAG ACCACAACTCGGCGGCCCAAG CCCACTCGGCCATCCAGTACTGGGGTggctggggccagcagctctttgGGCCCTTCTGGCTCAGCATCAGCAGGGGAGCTGAGCAGCAGCGAGCCAAGCACCCCAGCTCAGACTCCACTGGCAGCACCCATCATCCCCACACCAGCCCTCACCTCTCCTGGAGCAGCACCCCCACTTCCTTCCCCCTCAAAG gaggaggagggactgAGGGCTCAGGTGCGTGACCTGGAGGAGAAACTGGAGACCTTACGGTTGAAGCGGGCAGAAGACAAGGCCAAGCTGAAAGAGCTGGAGAAGCACAAGATTCAGCTGGAGCAGGTTCAGGAATGGAAGAGCAAAATGCAGGAACAGCAGGCGGACCTGCAGCGCCGCCTCAAGGAGGCCCGGAAG GAAGCCAAAGAGGCACTGGAGGCAAAGGAGCGCTACATGGAGGAGATGGCAGACACTGCTGATGCCATTGAGATGGCCACTCTAGACAAGGAGATGGCCGAGGAGCGGGCCGAGTCTCTGCAGCAGGAGGTAGAGGCCCTGAAGGAACGTGTGGATGAACTCACCACAGACTTGGAGATCCTCAAGGCTGAGATTGAAGAGAAGG GCTCAGATGGGGCTGCATCAAGTTACCAGCTCAAGCAGCTTGAGGAGCAGAATGCCCGTCTGAAGGATGCCCTGGTGAG GATGCGAGATCTTTCTTCCTCAGAGAAGCAGGAGCATGTGAAGCTTCAGAAGCTCATGGAAAAGAAGAACCAGGAGCTAGAAGCTGTGAGGCAGCAGCGAGAGCGCTTGCAGGAGGAGCTCAGCCAGGCAGAGGGCACCATTGATGAGCTCAAGGAGCAG GTGGACGCTGCTCTTGGTGCGGAGGAGATGGTGGAGATGCTGACTGACCGGAACCTGAATCTGGAAGAGAAAGTGCGGGAACTGAGGGAGACTGTAGGAGACCTG GAAGCCATAAACGAGATGAATGATGAGCTGCAGGAGAACGCACGGGAGACAGAACTGGAGCTGCGGGAGCAGCTGGACATGGCGGGTGCCCGTGTGCGGGAGGCACAGAAGCGTGTGGAGGCAGCTCAGGAGACAGTTGCAGACTATCAGCAAACTATCAAGAAGTACCGCCAGCTGACTGCCCACCTACAG GATGTGAATCGGGAACTGACGAGCCAGCAGGAAGCATCTGTGGAGAGGCAACAGCAGCCACCTCCTGAGACTTTTGACTTCAAAATCAAGTTTGCTGAGACCAAAGCTCATGCCAAG GCAATCGAGATGGAGTTGAGACAGATGGAGGTGGCTCAGGCCAACCGGCACATGTCCTTGCTGACAGCCTTCATGCCCGATAGTTTCCTTCGGCCAGGAGGGGACCATGACTGTGTCCTGGTGCTGCTGCTCATGCCTCGTCTCATCTGCAAG GCAGAGCTGATCCGGAAGCAGGCCCAGGAGAAGTTTGAACTAAGTGAGAACTGTTCAGAGCGGCCTGGGCTGCGAGGAGCTGCAGGGGAACAGCTGAGCTTTGCTGCCGGGCTGGTGTACTCTCTGAGTCTGCTGCAGGCCACACTACACCGCTATGAGCA TGCCCTCTCTCAGTGCAATGTGGATGTGTATAAGAAGGTGGGTGGCCTCTACCCTGAGATGAGTGCCCATGAGCGCTCCTTAGATTTCCTCATTGAGCTTCTGCACAAGGATCAGCTGGATGAGACTGTCAACGTTGAGCCCCTCACCAAGGCCATCAAATACTACCAG cATCTGTACAGCATCCACCTTGCCGAGCAGCCCGAGGACTGTACTATGCAGCTGGCCGACCACATTAAG TTCACCCAGAGTGCTCTGGACTGCATGAGTGTGGAGGTGGGGCGGCTGCGCGCCTTCTTGCAG GGTGGGCAGGAGGCTACAGATATTGCCCTTCTGCTCCGGGACCTAGAAACCTCTTGCAGTGACATCTGCCAGTTCTGCAAGAAGATCCGAAGGCGAATGCCAGGGACAGATGCACCCGGGATCCCAGCTGCGCTGGCCTTTGGATCACAG GTATCCGACACACTCCTAGACTGCAGGAAGCACTTGACATGGGTGGTGGCTGTGTTGCAAGAGGTGGCAGCTGCCGCTGCCCAGCTCATTGCCCCGTTGGCAGAGAATGAGGGGCTGCCTGTGGCTGCACTGGAGGAGCTGGCTTTCAAAGCAAGCGAGCAG ATCTATGGCAGCCCCTCCAGCAGCCCCTATGAGTGTCTGCGCCAGTCGTGCAGTATCCTTATCAGCACCATGAACAAGCTGGCCACAGCCATGCAGGAGGGCGAGTATGATGCAGAGCGACCCCCCAGCAAG CCTCCCCCAGTGGAATTGCGGGCTGCAGCCCTGCGTGCAGAGATCACAGATGCTGAAGGTCTGGGTTTGAAGCTTGAAGATCGAGAGACAGTCATCAAGGAGTTGAAGAAGTCACTCAAGATTAAG GGAGAGGAGCTGAGTGAGGCCAATGTCCGGCTGAGCCTCCTGGAGAAGAAGCTGGACAGTGCTGCAAAGGATGCAGATGAGCGTATCGACAAAGTCCAGACACGGCTGGAGGAGACCCAGGCCCTGCTGCGGAAGAAGGAGAA agagtttgaggagACAATGGATGCACTGCAGGCTGACATTGACCAGCTGGAGGCAGAGAAGGCAGAGCTAAAGCAGAGGCTGAACAGCCAGTCCAAGCGTACAATTGAGGGACTCCGGGGACCCCCGCCTTCAGGCATTGCTACTCTGGTCTCTGGTATTGCAGGTG AAGAACAGCAGCGAG CGGGTGCCCCAGGGCAGGCTGCAGGCTCCTTGCCAGGCCCAGGGCTGGTGAAGGATTCACCCCTGCTGCTTCAGCAGATCTCTGCTATGAGGCTGCACATCTCTCAGCTCCAGCATGAGAACAACATCCTCAAG GGAGCCCAGATGAAAGCATCCTTGGCAGCCTTGCCCCCTCTGCATGTTGCAAAGCTTGCCGTCCCACCCCATGAGAGTCCTGGCAGTGAGCTAACAACTGGGGCACTGTATCGCAAGACCAGCCAACTGCTGGAGACATTAAATCAGCTGAGCACGCACACCCGTGTAGTAGATATAACTCGTACCAGCCCTG CTGCCAAGAGCCCGACTGCCCAGCTCCTGGAACAAGTAGCTCAGCTCAAGTCCCTGAGTGACACCATTGAGAAGCTCAAG gaTGAAGTTCTCAAGGAGACAGTGTCTCAGCGTCCTGGAGCTACAGTCCCCACTGATTTTGCCACCTTTCCTTCATCAGccttcctcagg GCCAAGGAAGAGCAGCAAGATGACACAGTCTATATGGGCAAAGTGACCTTCTCATGTGCAGCTGGCCTTGGACAGCGACACCGGCTAGTGCTGACCCAGGAGCAGCTGCATCAGCTTCACAGCCGCCTCATATCCTAA
- the Dctn1 gene encoding dynactin subunit 1 isoform X7, with protein sequence MAQSKRHTYNRTPSGSRMSAEASARPLRVGSRVEVIGKGHRGTVAYVGATLFATGKWVGVILDEAKGKNDGTVQGRKYFTCDEGHGIFVRQSQIQVFEDGADTTSPETPDSSASKVLKREGADASAKTSKLPTRPSSTGVAGASSSLGPSGSASAGELSSSEPSTPAQTPLAAPIIPTPALTSPGAAPPLPSPSKEEEGLRAQVRDLEEKLETLRLKRAEDKAKLKELEKHKIQLEQVQEWKSKMQEQQADLQRRLKEARKEAKEALEAKERYMEEMADTADAIEMATLDKEMAEERAESLQQEVEALKERVDELTTDLEILKAEIEEKGSDGAASSYQLKQLEEQNARLKDALVRMRDLSSSEKQEHVKLQKLMEKKNQELEAVRQQRERLQEELSQAEGTIDELKEQVDAALGAEEMVEMLTDRNLNLEEKVRELRETVGDLEAINEMNDELQENARETELELREQLDMAGARVREAQKRVEAAQETVADYQQTIKKYRQLTAHLQDVNRELTSQQEASVERQQQPPPETFDFKIKFAETKAHAKAIEMELRQMEVAQANRHMSLLTAFMPDSFLRPGGDHDCVLVLLLMPRLICKAELIRKQAQEKFELSENCSERPGLRGAAGEQLSFAAGLVYSLSLLQATLHRYEHALSQCNVDVYKKVGGLYPEMSAHERSLDFLIELLHKDQLDETVNVEPLTKAIKYYQHLYSIHLAEQPEDCTMQLADHIKFTQSALDCMSVEVGRLRAFLQGGQEATDIALLLRDLETSCSDICQFCKKIRRRMPGTDAPGIPAALAFGSQVSDTLLDCRKHLTWVVAVLQEVAAAAAQLIAPLAENEGLPVAALEELAFKASEQIYGSPSSSPYECLRQSCSILISTMNKLATAMQEGEYDAERPPSKPPPVELRAAALRAEITDAEGLGLKLEDRETVIKELKKSLKIKGEELSEANVRLSLLEKKLDSAAKDADERIDKVQTRLEETQALLRKKEKEFEETMDALQADIDQLEAEKAELKQRLNSQSKRTIEGLRGPPPSGIATLVSGIAGEEQQRAGAPGQAAGSLPGPGLVKDSPLLLQQISAMRLHISQLQHENNILKGAQMKASLAALPPLHVAKLAVPPHESPGSELTTGALYRKTSQLLETLNQLSTHTRVVDITRTSPAAKSPTAQLLEQVAQLKSLSDTIEKLKDEVLKETVSQRPGATVPTDFATFPSSAFLRAKEEQQDDTVYMGKVTFSCAAGLGQRHRLVLTQEQLHQLHSRLIS encoded by the exons ACGCCCAGCGGCAGCAGGATGAGTGCAGAGGCAAGTGCCCGGCCTCTGAGGGTAGGCTCCCGCGTAGAGGTGATTGGAAAAGGTCACCGAGGTACTGTGGCCTATGTTGGAGCCACACTGTTTGCCACCGGCAAATGGGTAGGCGTGATCTTGGATGAAGCAAAGGGCAAGAATGATGGAACTGTCCAAGGCAGGAAGTATTTCACATGTGATGAAGGGCATGGCATCTTTGTGCGCCAATCCCAG ATCCAGGTATTTGAAGATGGAGCAGATACCACTTCCCCAGAGAcacctgattcttctgcctcaaagGTCCTCAAAAGAG AGGGAGCTGATGCCAGTGCAAAGACCAGCAAGCTG CCCACTCGGCCATCCAGTACTGGGGTggctggggccagcagctctttgGGCCCTTCTGGCTCAGCATCAGCAGGGGAGCTGAGCAGCAGCGAGCCAAGCACCCCAGCTCAGACTCCACTGGCAGCACCCATCATCCCCACACCAGCCCTCACCTCTCCTGGAGCAGCACCCCCACTTCCTTCCCCCTCAAAG gaggaggagggactgAGGGCTCAGGTGCGTGACCTGGAGGAGAAACTGGAGACCTTACGGTTGAAGCGGGCAGAAGACAAGGCCAAGCTGAAAGAGCTGGAGAAGCACAAGATTCAGCTGGAGCAGGTTCAGGAATGGAAGAGCAAAATGCAGGAACAGCAGGCGGACCTGCAGCGCCGCCTCAAGGAGGCCCGGAAG GAAGCCAAAGAGGCACTGGAGGCAAAGGAGCGCTACATGGAGGAGATGGCAGACACTGCTGATGCCATTGAGATGGCCACTCTAGACAAGGAGATGGCCGAGGAGCGGGCCGAGTCTCTGCAGCAGGAGGTAGAGGCCCTGAAGGAACGTGTGGATGAACTCACCACAGACTTGGAGATCCTCAAGGCTGAGATTGAAGAGAAGG GCTCAGATGGGGCTGCATCAAGTTACCAGCTCAAGCAGCTTGAGGAGCAGAATGCCCGTCTGAAGGATGCCCTGGTGAG GATGCGAGATCTTTCTTCCTCAGAGAAGCAGGAGCATGTGAAGCTTCAGAAGCTCATGGAAAAGAAGAACCAGGAGCTAGAAGCTGTGAGGCAGCAGCGAGAGCGCTTGCAGGAGGAGCTCAGCCAGGCAGAGGGCACCATTGATGAGCTCAAGGAGCAG GTGGACGCTGCTCTTGGTGCGGAGGAGATGGTGGAGATGCTGACTGACCGGAACCTGAATCTGGAAGAGAAAGTGCGGGAACTGAGGGAGACTGTAGGAGACCTG GAAGCCATAAACGAGATGAATGATGAGCTGCAGGAGAACGCACGGGAGACAGAACTGGAGCTGCGGGAGCAGCTGGACATGGCGGGTGCCCGTGTGCGGGAGGCACAGAAGCGTGTGGAGGCAGCTCAGGAGACAGTTGCAGACTATCAGCAAACTATCAAGAAGTACCGCCAGCTGACTGCCCACCTACAG GATGTGAATCGGGAACTGACGAGCCAGCAGGAAGCATCTGTGGAGAGGCAACAGCAGCCACCTCCTGAGACTTTTGACTTCAAAATCAAGTTTGCTGAGACCAAAGCTCATGCCAAG GCAATCGAGATGGAGTTGAGACAGATGGAGGTGGCTCAGGCCAACCGGCACATGTCCTTGCTGACAGCCTTCATGCCCGATAGTTTCCTTCGGCCAGGAGGGGACCATGACTGTGTCCTGGTGCTGCTGCTCATGCCTCGTCTCATCTGCAAG GCAGAGCTGATCCGGAAGCAGGCCCAGGAGAAGTTTGAACTAAGTGAGAACTGTTCAGAGCGGCCTGGGCTGCGAGGAGCTGCAGGGGAACAGCTGAGCTTTGCTGCCGGGCTGGTGTACTCTCTGAGTCTGCTGCAGGCCACACTACACCGCTATGAGCA TGCCCTCTCTCAGTGCAATGTGGATGTGTATAAGAAGGTGGGTGGCCTCTACCCTGAGATGAGTGCCCATGAGCGCTCCTTAGATTTCCTCATTGAGCTTCTGCACAAGGATCAGCTGGATGAGACTGTCAACGTTGAGCCCCTCACCAAGGCCATCAAATACTACCAG cATCTGTACAGCATCCACCTTGCCGAGCAGCCCGAGGACTGTACTATGCAGCTGGCCGACCACATTAAG TTCACCCAGAGTGCTCTGGACTGCATGAGTGTGGAGGTGGGGCGGCTGCGCGCCTTCTTGCAG GGTGGGCAGGAGGCTACAGATATTGCCCTTCTGCTCCGGGACCTAGAAACCTCTTGCAGTGACATCTGCCAGTTCTGCAAGAAGATCCGAAGGCGAATGCCAGGGACAGATGCACCCGGGATCCCAGCTGCGCTGGCCTTTGGATCACAG GTATCCGACACACTCCTAGACTGCAGGAAGCACTTGACATGGGTGGTGGCTGTGTTGCAAGAGGTGGCAGCTGCCGCTGCCCAGCTCATTGCCCCGTTGGCAGAGAATGAGGGGCTGCCTGTGGCTGCACTGGAGGAGCTGGCTTTCAAAGCAAGCGAGCAG ATCTATGGCAGCCCCTCCAGCAGCCCCTATGAGTGTCTGCGCCAGTCGTGCAGTATCCTTATCAGCACCATGAACAAGCTGGCCACAGCCATGCAGGAGGGCGAGTATGATGCAGAGCGACCCCCCAGCAAG CCTCCCCCAGTGGAATTGCGGGCTGCAGCCCTGCGTGCAGAGATCACAGATGCTGAAGGTCTGGGTTTGAAGCTTGAAGATCGAGAGACAGTCATCAAGGAGTTGAAGAAGTCACTCAAGATTAAG GGAGAGGAGCTGAGTGAGGCCAATGTCCGGCTGAGCCTCCTGGAGAAGAAGCTGGACAGTGCTGCAAAGGATGCAGATGAGCGTATCGACAAAGTCCAGACACGGCTGGAGGAGACCCAGGCCCTGCTGCGGAAGAAGGAGAA agagtttgaggagACAATGGATGCACTGCAGGCTGACATTGACCAGCTGGAGGCAGAGAAGGCAGAGCTAAAGCAGAGGCTGAACAGCCAGTCCAAGCGTACAATTGAGGGACTCCGGGGACCCCCGCCTTCAGGCATTGCTACTCTGGTCTCTGGTATTGCAGGTG AAGAACAGCAGCGAG CGGGTGCCCCAGGGCAGGCTGCAGGCTCCTTGCCAGGCCCAGGGCTGGTGAAGGATTCACCCCTGCTGCTTCAGCAGATCTCTGCTATGAGGCTGCACATCTCTCAGCTCCAGCATGAGAACAACATCCTCAAG GGAGCCCAGATGAAAGCATCCTTGGCAGCCTTGCCCCCTCTGCATGTTGCAAAGCTTGCCGTCCCACCCCATGAGAGTCCTGGCAGTGAGCTAACAACTGGGGCACTGTATCGCAAGACCAGCCAACTGCTGGAGACATTAAATCAGCTGAGCACGCACACCCGTGTAGTAGATATAACTCGTACCAGCCCTG CTGCCAAGAGCCCGACTGCCCAGCTCCTGGAACAAGTAGCTCAGCTCAAGTCCCTGAGTGACACCATTGAGAAGCTCAAG gaTGAAGTTCTCAAGGAGACAGTGTCTCAGCGTCCTGGAGCTACAGTCCCCACTGATTTTGCCACCTTTCCTTCATCAGccttcctcagg GCCAAGGAAGAGCAGCAAGATGACACAGTCTATATGGGCAAAGTGACCTTCTCATGTGCAGCTGGCCTTGGACAGCGACACCGGCTAGTGCTGACCCAGGAGCAGCTGCATCAGCTTCACAGCCGCCTCATATCCTAA